GCCTTTTCATCGTTGGTGTCCAAGGCGACGGCGCAGGCTTGTCCGAGACGGTGAACCCCTTTAAAAAATCCTACAAACTCAAAGGCGACGGTGATCCCATAATCCTCACGGCCGATGCGCATTAATTCGCTGTACATTTCAGCGCCCCGTTTCAAATCGAAGTCTTCCCGATCCGGGCCGGGTATGGCGGCAACATGGATGGAGCCAACATCGGCGGCACGGCGCATCCGCTCCCGCGTCTCTGGTAAAGAGTGCTCAAAGGCTTCCGCCGTGGCGGGCATGGCGTTCCACAATCCGATGATGTTCGGCACATAGAGCCCCATGTCTTTAATGCGCTTGTTCAGTTCTTTCAGGTCTCCCCCCTCTTCTTCATACTTTTCCAGTTCATCAATCCACGGCTC
The DNA window shown above is from Candidatus Hydrogenedentota bacterium and carries:
- a CDS encoding sugar phosphate isomerase/epimerase, which gives rise to MSSSSFSRRKFLVSGMTGAAVSSVAFSAQGQPKPAKSYQEGLSPWPLVMNTSTIRPAAFEEKLRVTADAGWDGIEPWIDELEKYEEEGGDLKELNKRIKDMGLYVPNIIGLWNAMPATAEAFEHSLPETRERMRRAADVGSIHVAAIPGPDREDFDLKRGAEMYSELMRIGREDYGITVAFEFVGFFKGVHRLGQACAVALDTNDEKA